A window of Gadus chalcogrammus isolate NIFS_2021 chromosome 16, NIFS_Gcha_1.0, whole genome shotgun sequence contains these coding sequences:
- the LOC130405458 gene encoding olfactory receptor 1D2-like → MMCAMLNASFMFSLSGLEDTMNQRLPLFFLSLLCYFVILLVNIALILTIIVDKHLHEPMYIFLCNLCINGLYGTAGFYPKFFFDLLSSTHLISYSECLVQVFVIYSYAAGDFSILALMAYDRHVAICRPLEYLSIMTKERVAFLVCMSWVVPLCLEVVVILMTSMLELCGSHIDKPYCANWSIVKLSCTSTTTNNIVGFITILFYFCHYVFIICTYVTLVKTCLRSTEGKKKLMQTCLPHLLCLQNVSIALLFDLLCTRYGTQSVPQNLRNFMAVQFLAFPPILNPLIYGLNLSKVRNRLGGFLKTK, encoded by the coding sequence ATGATGTGTGCAATGCTTAATGCATCTTTTATGTTTTCTCTGTCTGGATTAGAAGACACAATGAACCAGAGACTcccacttttctttctttctttactttGCTATTTTGTCATTCTGCTGGTCAATATTGCTCTAATTCTTACCATAATAGTAGACAAACATCTTCATGAACCCATGTACATCTTCCTGTGTAATCTCTGCATCAATGGACTTTATGGGACGGCCGGATTTTACCCCAAATtcttctttgatttgctgtcctCTACTCATCTCATATCCTATTCTGAGTGTCTTGTACAGGTCTTTGTCATATACTCCTATGCTGCAGGGGACTTCTCTATTCTGGCTCTGATGGCTTATGACAGACATGTGGCTATATGTCGCCCTCTAGAATACCTATCAATCATGACTAAAGAGAGAGTTGCCTTTCTAGTATGCATGTCTTGGGTTGTACCCTTGTGTCTTGAGGTTGTTGTAATATTGATGACATCAATGCTAGAATTATGTGGGTCTCACATAGATAAACCCTATTGTGCCAACTGGTCCATTGTTAAACTTTCTTGCACCTCAACAACCACCAACAATATTGTTGGTTTTATAACAATCCTTTTCTACTTTTGCCATTATGTGTTTATTATTTGTACATATGTGACACTTGTCAAAACATGTTTAAGATCCACAGAAGGGAAGAAAAAGTTAATGCAGACATGTCTCCCACATTTACTCTGTCTACAAAATGTCTCCATTGCCTTACTGTTCGATCTTTTGTGCACTCGATATGGAACACAATCTGTACCACAGAATCTCAGGAACTTCATGGCTGTACAGTTTCTTGCCTTTCCTCCTATTCTCAATCCTCTCATTTATGGACTGAATCTCAGTAAAGTTCGAAACAGACTTGGAGGTTTCTTAAAGACCAAGTAG